From a region of the Corallococcus coralloides DSM 2259 genome:
- a CDS encoding alpha/beta hydrolase family protein, whose protein sequence is MSSMWVLETPQPPPDARIAYGEAPQQFTELRKPKGKGPHPVVLFVHGGFWRAEYGLEHAGHLCADLTKRGFATWSLEYRRVGQDGGGFPGTLEDVASAADHLMSAAPSLGLDLSNVVAMGHSAGGHLAMWLAARHRLPPKHPLYRDAPLKLKGVVSLAGVLDLAQGAALDLGNGIVKTFMGGTPEQVPERYAVASPAALQPLKLPQVLIHGTEDDTVPLKVSEGFHARGVQQKDPVHLVPLKGAGHFELIDPRSKEWPRVVQAVKNLR, encoded by the coding sequence ATGAGCTCCATGTGGGTCCTGGAAACGCCGCAGCCGCCGCCGGACGCGCGCATCGCCTATGGCGAAGCTCCGCAGCAGTTCACCGAGCTGCGCAAACCCAAGGGCAAGGGCCCGCACCCCGTGGTCCTCTTCGTCCACGGCGGCTTCTGGCGCGCCGAGTACGGCCTGGAGCACGCGGGCCACCTGTGCGCGGACCTGACGAAGCGCGGCTTCGCGACGTGGAGCCTGGAGTACCGGCGCGTGGGCCAGGACGGCGGCGGCTTCCCCGGCACCCTGGAGGACGTGGCCTCCGCGGCGGACCACCTGATGAGCGCGGCTCCGTCGCTGGGGCTGGACCTCTCCAACGTGGTGGCCATGGGCCACTCCGCGGGCGGACACCTGGCCATGTGGCTGGCCGCGCGGCACCGCCTCCCGCCGAAGCATCCGCTGTACCGCGATGCCCCGCTGAAGCTGAAGGGCGTGGTGTCCCTGGCCGGCGTGCTGGACCTCGCGCAGGGCGCGGCGCTGGACCTGGGCAACGGCATCGTGAAGACCTTCATGGGCGGCACCCCGGAACAGGTCCCGGAGCGCTACGCCGTGGCGTCTCCCGCCGCGCTCCAGCCGCTGAAGCTGCCGCAGGTCCTCATCCACGGCACCGAGGACGACACCGTCCCCCTGAAGGTCAGCGAGGGCTTCCACGCCCGGGGCGTCCAGCAGAAGGACCCGGTGCACCTGGTCCCCCTGAAGGGCGCGGGCCACTTCGAGCTCATCGACCCGCGCTCCAAGGAGTGGCCTCGCGTGGTCCAGGCCGTGAAGAACCTGCGCTGA
- a CDS encoding C39 family peptidase: MNARARVLSAVLLATCIWACASSPPSPSSDAPQETGSPARLWQKTSVSGDLARFSRDGTRVTADGALELDPSTAKEGTDPFPAGGWLDGGSFYNGGTFRVGTATSEVQSVPGGFDSVVPSFDAQTPPGTWVKLTVSARVEGTWTKDYELGVWAFDTTTVARHSVDNQGDADGNVLTDTLNLKRRADALRVTVHLFSERADVSPRVRALAAAVTDTRLKPQDATSDRTGWGVVLDVPGYSQMIYPDGGEVWCSPTSTTMLLGYWSRKLGRADLEHPVPTAAAHTYDWVYKGTGNWAFNTAYAASMSNGALHGLVARFDSFAPVERLVAAGIPVSISIAYEPGELPGGASRRTDGHLIVVKGFTDTGDVVGNDPAFGSNETTHATYPRAELWRAWQHSRGAAYVLWPAGTPLPEQGLVPLP; encoded by the coding sequence GTGAACGCCCGCGCTCGCGTCCTCTCCGCCGTCCTGCTGGCCACCTGCATCTGGGCCTGCGCCTCCTCGCCGCCGTCACCGTCCTCGGATGCGCCCCAGGAGACCGGCTCGCCCGCGCGCCTGTGGCAGAAGACGTCCGTGTCAGGCGACCTCGCGCGCTTCTCCCGCGACGGCACTCGCGTCACCGCTGACGGCGCGCTGGAGCTGGACCCCTCCACCGCGAAAGAGGGCACCGACCCGTTCCCCGCGGGCGGCTGGCTCGACGGCGGCAGCTTCTACAATGGCGGCACCTTCCGCGTCGGCACCGCCACCTCCGAAGTCCAGTCCGTCCCCGGCGGCTTCGACAGCGTGGTGCCGTCCTTCGACGCCCAGACACCTCCTGGCACCTGGGTGAAGCTCACCGTCTCCGCCCGCGTCGAAGGCACCTGGACCAAGGACTACGAGCTGGGCGTCTGGGCCTTCGACACCACCACCGTCGCGCGACACAGCGTGGACAACCAGGGCGACGCCGACGGCAACGTCCTCACCGACACCCTCAACCTCAAGCGCCGCGCGGACGCCCTGCGCGTCACCGTCCACCTCTTCTCCGAACGCGCGGACGTGAGTCCCCGCGTCCGGGCGCTCGCCGCCGCCGTCACCGACACGCGCCTCAAGCCCCAGGACGCCACGTCGGACCGCACCGGGTGGGGCGTCGTGCTCGACGTGCCGGGCTACTCGCAGATGATCTACCCCGATGGCGGCGAGGTCTGGTGCTCCCCCACGTCCACCACCATGCTGCTCGGCTATTGGAGCCGGAAGCTGGGTCGCGCGGACCTGGAACACCCCGTGCCCACCGCCGCCGCCCACACCTATGACTGGGTCTACAAGGGCACCGGCAACTGGGCCTTCAACACCGCCTACGCCGCCAGCATGTCCAATGGCGCCCTGCACGGACTCGTCGCCCGCTTCGACTCGTTCGCCCCCGTGGAGCGCCTCGTCGCCGCCGGCATCCCCGTCAGCATCAGCATCGCGTACGAACCCGGCGAGCTCCCCGGCGGCGCCTCCCGCCGCACCGACGGTCACCTCATCGTCGTGAAGGGCTTCACCGACACCGGCGACGTCGTGGGCAACGACCCTGCTTTCGGCTCCAACGAAACCACCCACGCCACCTACCCCCGCGCCGAGCTGTGGCGCGCCTGGCAGCACTCCCGGGGCGCCGCGTACGTACTGTGGCCCGCCGGAACCCCCCTGCCCGAGCAGGGGCTCGTCCCCCTCCCCTGA
- a CDS encoding ferritin-like domain-containing protein yields MNIHRLRRLFSRALHASLATPLVLAGCDGSEGSVDLKGYSEVACSVQGLAVSDLTLTPEPDFVQLRYINSNGGQPPVSYVNVSSSGEPCATATDVPACTAALEKANVTSGFHHVCVDFCSESFLVTTRGDEVKTHSTLEELQQVLGTIDTEQEAVLKTFAAGYAVSCYELKGGAVKKNADGSFNVIGTKGYACGPGTELTQHVVRVSASGEVQEQEQRVLEKGAPNCNIGRRPVGLQVAEACESPEALGRYFADAAHLEAASVHAFLRLRDELALHGADVGLQDAARRSAMEEVQHAQVTDRLARRFGGTPQRPVVEELPPRSLLDVALENAVEGCVRETYGALLAHHQALHARDLEVREAMVRIAEDETRHAALSWDIDQWARPRLSTEEREKLREAQKRAVAALREDVAVPLDASIITMAGMPTPEAALALLDTLEQDLWA; encoded by the coding sequence TTGAACATCCATCGACTGCGCCGTCTCTTCTCGCGGGCCCTGCACGCCTCGCTCGCCACGCCCCTGGTGCTGGCGGGCTGTGACGGTTCGGAGGGCAGTGTGGACCTGAAGGGCTACTCGGAGGTCGCGTGCTCGGTTCAGGGACTGGCCGTCAGTGACCTGACGCTGACGCCGGAGCCGGACTTCGTGCAGCTGCGCTACATCAACTCCAACGGAGGCCAGCCGCCCGTCTCCTACGTCAACGTGAGTTCCTCCGGCGAGCCCTGCGCGACGGCGACCGACGTCCCCGCGTGCACCGCCGCGCTGGAGAAAGCGAACGTCACGTCCGGCTTCCACCACGTCTGCGTGGACTTCTGCAGCGAGTCCTTCCTGGTGACGACCCGGGGTGACGAGGTGAAGACGCACTCGACGCTGGAGGAGCTCCAGCAGGTGCTGGGCACCATCGACACGGAGCAGGAGGCGGTGCTCAAGACCTTCGCCGCAGGCTACGCCGTGAGCTGCTACGAGCTGAAGGGCGGCGCGGTGAAGAAGAACGCGGACGGCAGCTTCAATGTCATCGGGACGAAGGGCTACGCCTGCGGGCCGGGCACGGAGCTGACGCAGCACGTGGTGCGGGTCTCCGCGTCCGGTGAGGTCCAGGAGCAGGAGCAGCGCGTCCTGGAGAAGGGAGCCCCCAACTGCAACATCGGCCGGCGGCCGGTGGGGCTCCAGGTCGCGGAAGCCTGCGAGAGCCCGGAGGCGCTGGGACGCTACTTCGCGGACGCGGCGCACCTGGAGGCGGCGTCGGTGCATGCGTTCCTGAGACTGCGCGATGAGCTGGCGTTGCACGGCGCGGACGTGGGGCTCCAGGACGCGGCGCGCAGGAGCGCCATGGAGGAGGTCCAGCACGCCCAGGTGACGGACCGGCTCGCGCGCCGCTTCGGAGGCACGCCCCAGCGTCCGGTGGTGGAGGAGCTGCCGCCGCGCTCCCTGCTGGACGTGGCGCTGGAGAACGCGGTGGAGGGCTGCGTGCGAGAGACGTACGGCGCGCTGCTCGCGCACCATCAGGCGTTGCACGCGCGGGACCTGGAGGTGCGCGAGGCCATGGTCCGCATCGCGGAGGATGAGACGCGGCACGCGGCGTTGTCATGGGACATCGACCAGTGGGCCCGGCCGCGCCTGTCCACGGAGGAGCGCGAGAAGCTGCGCGAAGCCCAGAAGCGCGCGGTGGCGGCCCTGCGCGAGGACGTCGCGGTGCCGCTCGACGCGAGCATCATCACGATGGCGGGCATGCCCACGCCGGAGGCGGCCCTGGCGCTGCTGGACACGCTGGAGCAGGACCTCTGGGCATGA
- a CDS encoding PaaI family thioesterase, with protein sequence MSGTKSPFGPQVFTPADASFEQRVRASFARQRVMDTLGASLTSVAPGEVVIELPFREDFTQQHGYLHAAIVTAIVDSACGYAAYSLMPVDAAVLTVEYKVNFLAPAAGRKFIAQGRVTKPGRTLTVTTGDVFAETDAGLKPVATMLATMMAVSHRETSG encoded by the coding sequence ATGAGCGGAACCAAGTCCCCCTTCGGACCGCAGGTCTTCACTCCCGCGGACGCCTCGTTCGAGCAACGCGTTCGCGCCAGCTTCGCGCGCCAGCGCGTCATGGACACGCTTGGCGCATCGCTGACCTCCGTGGCACCGGGGGAGGTCGTCATCGAGCTGCCGTTCCGGGAGGACTTCACGCAGCAGCACGGCTATCTGCACGCGGCCATCGTCACGGCCATCGTCGACAGTGCTTGTGGCTACGCGGCGTACTCGCTGATGCCCGTGGACGCCGCGGTCCTGACGGTGGAGTACAAGGTGAACTTCCTCGCGCCCGCCGCGGGCCGGAAGTTCATCGCGCAGGGCCGGGTGACGAAGCCCGGCCGGACGCTCACGGTCACCACGGGTGACGTGTTCGCGGAGACCGACGCAGGCCTCAAGCCCGTCGCGACCATGCTCGCGACGATGATGGCCGTGAGCCATCGGGAGACCTCGGGCTGA
- a CDS encoding VOC family protein yields the protein MPLALYAGIAVSDYATACDWYSRLFGGPPTLVATPTKAVWDLAEHRSICIDERPEHAGHANLSIFVDDLDSLVARIAERGIHAEKQETYKDGVRRATYRDPDGNEIGFGSAPQL from the coding sequence ATGCCGCTTGCCCTCTACGCCGGAATCGCCGTCTCGGACTACGCAACGGCTTGCGACTGGTACTCGCGACTGTTTGGCGGGCCGCCCACGCTCGTCGCCACGCCCACGAAGGCGGTGTGGGATCTCGCGGAGCACCGGTCCATCTGCATCGACGAGCGCCCCGAGCACGCGGGGCACGCGAACCTCTCGATCTTCGTGGACGACCTGGACAGCCTCGTGGCCCGGATCGCCGAGCGGGGGATCCACGCGGAGAAGCAGGAGACGTACAAAGACGGCGTCCGACGGGCCACCTACCGGGACCCGGACGGAAACGAGATCGGCTTCGGCAGCGCCCCGCAGCTCTGA
- a CDS encoding helix-turn-helix domain-containing protein has translation MGGLVRTLKDLTAFVEKEAAAEGPAAQAELQAQRDRFRIARELAMLRKAQGLTQAQLSARAGVPQSEISKIESGKANATGLTLFRMAHAMGHVFRLEPVGSAVAPTRPRRSVAGKKGRAVRKGAPRSRELEPA, from the coding sequence ATGGGAGGACTCGTGCGCACCCTCAAGGACCTGACTGCTTTCGTGGAGAAGGAAGCCGCGGCTGAGGGGCCTGCCGCTCAAGCGGAGCTTCAAGCCCAGCGCGACCGTTTCCGCATCGCCCGGGAATTGGCCATGCTGCGGAAGGCACAGGGCCTGACGCAGGCACAGCTCTCCGCGAGGGCGGGCGTGCCCCAGAGTGAGATCAGCAAGATTGAATCGGGAAAGGCGAACGCCACCGGCTTGACGCTCTTCCGGATGGCCCATGCGATGGGCCACGTGTTCCGGTTGGAGCCCGTGGGAAGCGCCGTGGCTCCCACCCGGCCTCGTCGCTCCGTTGCCGGGAAGAAGGGCCGCGCCGTGCGGAAGGGGGCGCCCCGGTCACGCGAGCTCGAGCCCGCGTGA
- a CDS encoding glutamine synthetase family protein, which produces MEQKPLRDFLEIPYDELEELNLKVKRQRIKRESPDKIREERIKYLTDEKRIKAVTVCFTDLEGRLHMLDYDKKFLLKSADNLTFDGSSIRGFSAQAESDLRLNVDWSAFYWLPSDIFGPGKVLAFCEVLERDGTPYHSDMRGQLKRATEQLFQKDGTVFHAAPEIEGFLFKNRDAERHYHEEGKFEFISIGGYYHALPGDGLRAFIDKAAEAQRAMGFENEKDHPEVAPSQFEMNFSYSEALVAADQIQLYKLLCRQVAAQQGLTASFLPKPVTGVNGNGMHINMSLSKNNKNLFYDKGGQDGLSAMGWEFIDRILNNANDICLVLNSSVNSYRRLDPHYEAPNQIKASANNRGAMVRIPFGNERSARVECRSVAPDANPYMVLFTLLKTGLEGPQPQEDAETKRSRTRFLPDNIYDAVRFFKGSQFIAQTLGEQVQGKYAELKVAAADRCPKQLGTRVKDAEIQFHHEVTNQYLWNLF; this is translated from the coding sequence ATGGAGCAGAAGCCGCTGCGGGACTTCCTGGAGATTCCCTACGACGAGTTGGAGGAACTCAACCTCAAGGTGAAGCGCCAGCGCATCAAGCGCGAGTCGCCGGACAAGATTCGCGAGGAGCGGATCAAGTACCTGACCGACGAGAAGCGCATCAAGGCCGTCACCGTGTGCTTCACCGACCTGGAAGGTCGGCTGCACATGCTGGACTACGACAAGAAGTTCCTCCTCAAGAGCGCGGACAACCTCACCTTCGACGGCTCCTCCATCCGCGGCTTCTCCGCGCAGGCGGAGAGCGACCTGCGCCTGAACGTGGACTGGAGCGCGTTCTACTGGCTGCCGTCGGACATCTTCGGCCCCGGCAAGGTGCTGGCGTTCTGCGAGGTGCTGGAGCGCGACGGCACGCCGTACCACTCGGACATGCGCGGCCAGCTCAAGCGCGCCACCGAGCAGCTGTTCCAGAAGGACGGCACCGTGTTCCACGCGGCGCCGGAAATCGAGGGCTTCCTCTTCAAGAACCGTGACGCCGAGCGCCACTACCACGAAGAGGGCAAGTTCGAGTTCATCTCCATCGGCGGCTACTACCACGCGCTGCCGGGCGACGGGCTGCGCGCCTTCATCGACAAGGCCGCGGAAGCGCAGCGCGCCATGGGCTTCGAGAACGAGAAGGACCACCCGGAGGTGGCGCCCTCCCAGTTCGAGATGAACTTCTCCTACAGCGAGGCGCTCGTCGCCGCCGACCAGATCCAGCTCTACAAGCTGCTCTGCCGTCAGGTCGCCGCGCAGCAGGGGCTGACGGCCAGCTTCCTGCCCAAGCCCGTCACGGGCGTGAACGGCAACGGCATGCACATCAACATGTCGCTGTCGAAGAACAACAAGAACCTGTTCTACGACAAGGGCGGTCAGGACGGCCTGTCGGCCATGGGCTGGGAGTTCATCGACCGGATCCTGAACAACGCGAATGACATCTGCCTGGTGCTCAACTCCAGCGTGAACTCGTACCGCCGGTTGGATCCGCACTACGAGGCGCCCAACCAGATCAAGGCCTCCGCGAACAACCGCGGCGCCATGGTGCGCATCCCGTTCGGCAACGAGCGCAGCGCGCGCGTCGAGTGCCGTTCGGTGGCGCCGGACGCGAACCCGTACATGGTGCTCTTCACGCTCCTGAAGACGGGCCTGGAGGGGCCGCAGCCGCAGGAGGACGCGGAGACCAAGCGCAGCCGCACGCGCTTCCTGCCGGACAACATCTACGACGCGGTGCGCTTCTTCAAGGGCAGCCAGTTCATCGCGCAGACGCTGGGTGAGCAGGTGCAGGGCAAGTACGCGGAGCTGAAGGTGGCCGCCGCGGACCGCTGCCCCAAGCAGCTGGGAACCCGCGTGAAGGACGCGGAGATCCAGTTCCACCACGAGGTGACGAACCAGTACCTCTGGAACCTCTTCTAG
- a CDS encoding DUF1206 domain-containing protein — MATMDVMRGPGMDRLSRGAKEAANHPWAKKLGRMGYAAKGCVYAIIGVLALKLAAGEGGRATDSHGAVATVAQGPFGIVLLSLLAVGLVGYVVWRFAQAFADTEDKGSDAKGIATRAMYFVSGVIYGSLALFAVKTVVGSSQGKGKGTQGWTATLMEQPFGRVLVVLVGLGIIGFAVKQFHTAWKAKFREKLTLTGLAATHQHRVERVCQFGIAARGVVFTVIGGFLVLAGVDANPGEAKGLGEALAVVARQPAGDVLLGVVAAGLVAYAAYLFLQARYREL, encoded by the coding sequence ATGGCGACGATGGACGTGATGCGTGGGCCGGGCATGGACCGGCTGTCGCGCGGCGCGAAGGAAGCCGCGAACCATCCTTGGGCGAAGAAGCTCGGCCGCATGGGCTACGCGGCCAAGGGCTGCGTCTACGCCATCATCGGCGTGCTCGCGCTGAAGCTCGCGGCGGGCGAGGGCGGACGCGCCACCGACAGTCACGGCGCTGTCGCCACCGTGGCGCAGGGGCCCTTCGGCATCGTGCTCCTGTCGCTGCTGGCCGTGGGGCTCGTCGGCTACGTCGTCTGGAGATTCGCGCAGGCGTTCGCGGACACGGAGGACAAGGGCTCGGACGCGAAGGGCATCGCCACGCGCGCCATGTACTTCGTGAGCGGCGTCATCTACGGCTCGCTGGCGCTGTTCGCCGTGAAGACCGTGGTGGGTTCGTCACAGGGGAAGGGCAAGGGCACCCAGGGCTGGACGGCGACGCTGATGGAGCAGCCCTTCGGCCGCGTCCTGGTGGTGCTGGTGGGGCTGGGCATCATCGGCTTCGCGGTGAAGCAGTTCCACACGGCATGGAAGGCGAAGTTCCGGGAGAAGCTCACGCTCACGGGCCTGGCGGCGACGCATCAGCACCGCGTGGAGCGGGTGTGCCAGTTCGGCATCGCCGCGCGCGGCGTGGTGTTCACCGTCATCGGCGGCTTCCTGGTGCTCGCGGGCGTGGACGCGAACCCGGGTGAGGCCAAGGGCCTGGGAGAGGCCCTGGCCGTCGTCGCCCGCCAACCCGCGGGCGACGTGCTCCTGGGGGTGGTGGCGGCGGGCCTGGTGGCCTACGCCGCCTACCTGTTCCTCCAGGCGCGCTACCGCGAGCTCTAG
- a CDS encoding protein kinase domain-containing protein yields the protein MALAEGLLSREDVDALREEAARRGVSPLQLLVEQGRLTADSLVSLRRSLEVERNAPPGTADDTLPPGAAPASVTDGPAFPVPHWTLYRPLRFLGQGGMGRVFLARDLRLHRDVALKFVRDEDPELSRRFISEARAQARVDHERVCRVYEVGEVQGRAYIAMQYIAGAPLHTLAGTLSVEQKALVLRDATLGVHAAHLAGLVHRDLKPSNILVERGEDGALRPYVMDFGLARDWSSDDAATATGTVLGTPQYMAPEQARGEVTRLDRRADIYSLGATLYHLLTGQPPVTGANGLEVLGRIATQEPRRPRELDAGIPADLEAIVLKCLEKDRSRRYGSARALADDLTRFLEGDRVLARTGPAYRVRKWMARHRVAVVVASITGLAVAGAVGQGVMARREVARREALTRRFTEGIERIEAQARYSGQAPLHDTRPDREVMLARMRDIEATMRDAGPVAEGPGHYALGRGFLALGDEEAALTHLEAAWAKGFREPRVAYALALVLGHRYQRERLEADRIPDAARREAKRREAWAHSRDPALAFLEQGRGAEMPAPEYAEALRAFHQERFEDALKSLDALGTRLPWFHEAPRLRGDVLLARAVRHALASERDAARDDLEAGRRAYDAAADIGRSVSAVHRARAELEQEALILELSGKGDVLPAYTRGMEAVSRARTAAPDEADTWVLEARLHRRLAQASLSSGGDVEPLLERTLDAAKEALRLAPERVEARHALAMGWWQWARYRQDRNEDPREQLKAAVAAFESIPESARDYDFHLDLGLVFKVWADSEDGRGGDSLPFRQQAITAYRQALALDAKRPDAWINLGTAHVNRANHPRAPSKDADLEEARTALERASTLDPGHVVAWFYLADVHRTLALRLRDHGGDAGPGLARALEAYRQGVAINAKLPPLQNGVGTILLDQAREAWDRGDSPESLLDQAEQAFLQAIAIAPKVGFAHNNLGEVRMWRATWRLLRDQDPTASAKEAQAELQQATTLLPGLAEPWANLGQVHHTEAAYALKQGKDPRPSLARATEALERALKLNPSLAQAWRWRGEVRALQAREEVRRGQKPDASFQAAASDFQKALELDPENLDPRLAYSAFLREWGATASGPDARAHLQQGLSLTETVLTARPRWKDASTLRDGLLRALAKLPPE from the coding sequence ATGGCCCTGGCCGAGGGACTGCTCTCCCGCGAGGACGTGGACGCCCTTCGCGAGGAGGCGGCACGGCGCGGCGTGTCTCCGTTGCAGCTGCTCGTGGAGCAGGGGCGTCTCACCGCGGACTCGCTCGTGTCGCTGCGCCGGAGCCTGGAGGTGGAGAGGAACGCCCCACCGGGTACCGCGGACGACACGCTGCCTCCGGGCGCGGCCCCCGCCTCCGTGACGGACGGTCCCGCGTTCCCGGTGCCGCATTGGACGCTCTACCGGCCGCTCCGCTTCCTGGGGCAGGGCGGAATGGGGCGCGTCTTCCTGGCCCGGGACCTGCGGCTGCACCGCGACGTGGCGCTGAAGTTCGTTCGCGACGAGGACCCGGAGCTGTCCCGCCGCTTCATCTCCGAAGCCCGCGCCCAGGCCCGCGTGGACCACGAACGCGTCTGCCGCGTGTACGAGGTCGGTGAAGTCCAGGGCCGCGCGTACATCGCCATGCAGTACATCGCGGGGGCGCCGCTGCACACGCTCGCCGGCACGCTGTCCGTGGAGCAGAAGGCGCTCGTGCTCCGCGACGCCACGCTGGGTGTGCACGCGGCCCATCTGGCCGGGCTCGTGCACCGCGACCTCAAGCCCTCCAACATCCTCGTGGAGCGCGGCGAGGACGGCGCCCTGCGCCCCTACGTCATGGACTTCGGTTTGGCGCGAGATTGGTCCAGCGACGACGCCGCCACCGCCACCGGCACCGTGCTGGGCACGCCCCAGTACATGGCCCCTGAACAGGCCCGGGGCGAGGTCACCCGGCTGGACCGGCGCGCGGACATCTACAGCCTGGGCGCCACGCTGTACCACCTGCTCACCGGCCAACCGCCTGTCACGGGTGCCAATGGATTGGAGGTGCTCGGACGCATCGCCACCCAGGAGCCTCGCCGTCCTCGTGAGCTGGACGCGGGGATTCCGGCGGACCTGGAGGCCATCGTCCTCAAGTGTCTGGAGAAGGACCGCTCACGGCGCTACGGCTCCGCGCGAGCCCTGGCGGATGACCTCACGCGGTTCCTCGAAGGGGACCGGGTCCTCGCGCGCACGGGTCCTGCGTACCGCGTGCGCAAATGGATGGCCCGTCACCGGGTCGCCGTCGTCGTCGCGAGCATCACCGGGCTCGCCGTGGCGGGCGCCGTGGGCCAGGGCGTGATGGCCCGGCGGGAGGTGGCTCGCCGTGAAGCCCTGACCCGGCGCTTCACCGAAGGCATCGAACGCATCGAGGCCCAGGCTCGCTACTCCGGTCAGGCGCCCCTGCACGACACGCGGCCGGACCGTGAGGTGATGCTCGCCCGCATGCGTGACATCGAAGCGACCATGCGCGACGCCGGTCCCGTCGCGGAAGGCCCGGGCCATTACGCGCTGGGGCGCGGGTTCCTCGCGCTGGGGGACGAGGAGGCCGCGCTCACGCACCTGGAGGCCGCCTGGGCGAAGGGCTTCCGCGAGCCTCGCGTGGCGTATGCGCTCGCGCTGGTGCTGGGCCACCGCTACCAGCGCGAGCGGTTGGAGGCGGACCGCATCCCGGACGCGGCCCGCCGCGAGGCGAAGCGGCGCGAAGCCTGGGCGCACTCCCGAGACCCGGCGCTGGCCTTCCTGGAGCAGGGCCGGGGCGCGGAGATGCCCGCCCCCGAGTACGCGGAGGCCCTCCGTGCCTTCCATCAGGAGCGCTTCGAGGACGCGCTGAAGTCGCTGGATGCGCTGGGCACGCGGCTGCCGTGGTTCCACGAAGCGCCGCGGCTCCGGGGCGACGTGCTGCTCGCTCGCGCCGTGCGCCATGCCCTGGCGAGTGAACGCGACGCGGCCCGGGACGATCTGGAGGCCGGACGGCGGGCCTACGACGCGGCGGCGGACATTGGCCGCAGTGTGTCCGCCGTGCACCGCGCGAGGGCGGAGCTGGAGCAGGAGGCCCTCATCCTGGAGCTGTCCGGCAAGGGCGACGTGCTGCCCGCGTACACGCGCGGCATGGAGGCCGTGTCACGCGCGCGCACGGCCGCTCCGGATGAAGCGGACACCTGGGTGCTGGAGGCGCGGCTCCACCGGCGCCTGGCCCAGGCGAGCCTCAGCAGTGGAGGCGACGTGGAGCCACTCCTCGAGCGCACGCTCGACGCGGCGAAGGAGGCGCTGAGGCTTGCTCCCGAGAGGGTGGAAGCGCGCCACGCGCTGGCCATGGGCTGGTGGCAGTGGGCCCGCTACCGTCAGGACCGGAACGAGGACCCGCGCGAACAACTGAAGGCCGCCGTCGCCGCCTTCGAGTCCATTCCCGAGTCCGCGCGCGACTACGACTTCCACCTGGACCTGGGGCTCGTCTTCAAGGTGTGGGCGGATTCAGAGGACGGCCGCGGTGGGGATTCACTGCCCTTCCGGCAGCAGGCCATCACGGCCTACCGGCAGGCGTTGGCGCTGGACGCGAAGCGGCCGGATGCGTGGATCAACCTGGGCACGGCCCATGTGAACCGCGCCAACCATCCGCGTGCACCGTCGAAGGACGCGGACCTGGAAGAAGCCCGGACCGCGCTGGAGCGCGCGAGCACGCTCGACCCGGGACACGTCGTCGCGTGGTTCTATCTGGCGGACGTGCACCGCACGCTCGCCTTGCGCCTGCGGGACCACGGCGGCGACGCGGGGCCAGGACTTGCCCGAGCGCTGGAGGCCTACCGTCAGGGCGTCGCCATCAACGCGAAGCTGCCGCCGCTCCAGAACGGCGTGGGCACCATCCTGCTCGACCAGGCCCGCGAGGCGTGGGACCGGGGAGATTCGCCGGAGTCCCTGCTGGACCAGGCGGAGCAGGCCTTCCTCCAGGCCATCGCCATCGCGCCCAAGGTGGGCTTCGCGCACAACAACCTGGGAGAGGTGCGCATGTGGCGCGCGACCTGGCGTCTGCTGCGCGACCAGGATCCCACCGCGAGCGCGAAGGAAGCACAGGCCGAACTTCAACAGGCCACCACGTTGCTGCCCGGGCTCGCGGAGCCATGGGCCAACCTGGGCCAGGTGCACCACACCGAGGCCGCGTACGCGCTGAAGCAAGGGAAGGATCCACGGCCGTCGCTCGCCCGGGCCACGGAGGCGCTGGAGCGCGCGCTGAAGCTCAATCCCTCCCTCGCGCAGGCGTGGCGCTGGCGGGGAGAGGTGCGGGCGCTCCAGGCTCGCGAGGAGGTCCGACGGGGCCAGAAGCCAGACGCGTCCTTCCAGGCCGCTGCGAGCGACTTCCAGAAGGCGCTGGAGCTGGATCCCGAGAACCTGGATCCACGCCTGGCCTACAGCGCGTTCCTTCGCGAATGGGGCGCGACGGCCTCCGGCCCGGACGCACGCGCCCATCTCCAGCAGGGCCTGTCACTGACCGAGACCGTGCTCACCGCGCGCCCCCGGTGGAAGGACGCGAGCACCTTGCGCGATGGACTGCTTCGCGCACTCGCGAAGCTGCCGCCGGAATGA